In a single window of the Gossypium hirsutum isolate 1008001.06 chromosome D02, Gossypium_hirsutum_v2.1, whole genome shotgun sequence genome:
- the LOC107935578 gene encoding uncharacterized protein isoform X1: MASSFSDTALNLLLSCAVAIEDGHLKSADAFLQNILILADERRNKYQSEVVKYFADALVRRAYGLHPASSFLAFPANPAPYYHYNSYHINGVIEKVINDALMGNRRLHLIDFSIPYYDRFQYSVLRTLPNFLDYPPPVRVSYILPPFLKKHVKFPRQMEFLTRDAKEVNVNLEDLLKVVYGNSLAEVDECEIDFKRRDDEMVVVYYKFKLEKLVRDAKAMERELVRLKEINPTIVIMLDFYSNHTHSNFLTCFKDSFQYSLKTVDWWCDLGLFFYEYECECNIEAWEGNNVIRRHPTLTEWQHLFSMAGFSRIPLNQRKDNLSVEDESLLEIMGEEEECLILGNKGCPMFFLSAWKPKVEDGHFNSNSTNHKFGQGFNPNPLPRQPLQPFLEGLILNRLAALAEIHDISKDLCCKYKLSLALTWAAKVNNMNETISDLNKKRAFSIQRNSCYVKDRKSFYFMEDYEGTCWGPSIIKKEFESRDGYHFEPSLTKVEDLRYFDLDYYNIDVAVAICLQNRRTSDEVYIVEFFWPPTESEISKSKALRIFDDMKHMKTTFVTVKVQVPEIKFQEGPYNKIVETKRNKQRKSWSKVWVDFDKFEEHGKQVAKCKHCLKVFTGSSKSGTTHLNNHSKVCPGKKKQNQESQLILPVDTNERSSTFDQERSHLDLVKMVIKHQYPLALVGQEAFKNFVKGLQPMFEFQSRDKLLSDFYKEKKREVRQGFDKLACKFNLRVTLWKNGLGKTAYCCLIAQFIDDDWKLKMKILAFKTLKHIYDTKALSEIIQRSVSEWNLDEKIYSITMDDPSLNEEMFQQIKETCVRDQGSLSSAHWFISCNFLEDGSREMYSILHKFRESIEYVTETTHGRLKFQEAVDQVKLQGGKSLDDLSFKLESEFDILTSALKSREIFCQLEQIDGNFKLNPSMEEWEKAIALKSCLKCFNDIKGTQSITVSLYFPMLCDIYKKFLQLEKSNHSFLTLMKRKFDRYWSLCNLELAVAAVLDPRLKFKIVELSYNVIYGHDNKMQLNRFYKVLTDVYCKYTNGARNSIASTSILGDSNSLTTETANDCILDSFNNFLPSWKSELEDYLGESEPALPLDGDILGWWRVNSLRLPTLAKMARDHLAMLVAVSMPCSVVSAMITHSSYNSLDPDSMEALVCSQNWLETLKENEGENHELTQNTEKRKRKMDEEDTYVVKSFKPSNCEKANSTKDIAKDSNNNEELQIVKSCKNGCKEETDSGNKYKAANKMNVGKEVIPSKSSELNLGRNTNDVIEILSEDTSIDTNQLDQVESSSSESDNETTLKDQGSWCEQDVKAYLLSRFTSKEHKRLDKWQKKCERNELNGKMIGRDVEFKLMGNELAPLFMVPQDDETREEYYINDSVVNVFFELLKKRSDKFPNAYINHYSFSSHLVTQLIEGFKSEHEVLAWLKVEKLRGVHKMLLPLCISSHWVLLYVDIKEKIFSWLDPNPSSQILSFHFEKPVKVLQCFKSFLLPKLGYSDANEWPFVVRNDIPKQKNSVDCAVFVMKYGDCLTHGECFPFKQEDMVHFRRRIFLDIYRGRLHGKKMKIDVLFKNS; this comes from the exons ACTTTGCGGACGCTCTGGTTCGCCGAGCCTACGGACTGCATCCCGCTTCTTCCTTCCTCGCTTTCCCGGCGAATCCTGCACCATATTATCATTATAACAGCTACCATATTAATGGCGTCATAGAAAAAGTTATCAATGATGCTTTGATGGGAAACAGGCGATTGCACCTCATTGATTTCTCCATCCCGTATTACGACAGGTTTCAGTATTCAGTTCTTCGTACACTACCGAACTTCCTCGACTATCCTCCACCCGTCCGTGTAAGTTACATACTTCCACCATTTCTGAAAAAACATGTAAAGTTCCCACGCCAAATGGAGTTTTTGACTAGGGATGCCAAGGAAGTTAATGTAAACTTGGAGGATTTGTTGAAAGTGGTTTATGGCAATAGTTTGGCAGAAGTGGATGAATGTGAAATAGATTTCAAAAGAAGAGATGATGAAATGGTGGTGGTTTACTATAAATTTAAACTTGAGAAGTTGGTAAGAGATGCAAAAGCAATGGAGAGAGAGTTAGTAAGATTGAAGGAGATAAATCCGACGATTGTGATAATGCTAGACTTTTATTCTAATCATACCCACTCCAATTTCTTGACATGTTTCAAGGATTCATTTCAGTATTCCTTGAAGACTGTTGATTGGTGGTGCGACTTGGGCCTTTTTTTTTATGAGTATGAGTGCGAGTGCAACATAGAGGCATGGGAAGGTAATAATGTAATTAGGCGGCACCCAACTTTGACAGAATGGCAACATCTCTTTTCAATGGCTGGCTTTAGTCGAATTCCATTAAACCAGAGGAAAGATAATCTTAGCGTTGAGGATGAAAGTTTGTTAGAAATAATGGGGGAGGAAGAAGAGTGTTTGATTTTAGGTAACAAGGGATGCCCAATGTTTTTCTTGTCGGCATGGAAACCCAAAGTTGAAGATGGACACTTCAATTCCAATTCCACCAACCATAAGTTTGGACAAg GTTTCAATCCAAATCCTCTGCCTCGtcaacctcttcaaccttttctAGAG GGTTTGATATTGAATCGATTAGCTGCACTTGCCGAGATACATGACATATCAAaagatttatgttgtaaatacaaGCTTTCATTGGCTTTAACATGGGCTGCTAAGGTTAACAATATGAATGAAACTATCTCAGATCTAAATAAAAAACGTGCTTTTTCTATccaaagaaattcttgttatgtGAAAGATaggaaatctttttattttatggaagattatgaagGCACATGTTGGGGCCCCTCCATtataaagaaagaatttgaatcAAGGGACGGCTACCATTTTGAACCATCTCTTACTAAGGTAGAAGACCTAAGATATTTCGATTTAGATTATTATAACATAGATGTTGCTGTTGCCATCTGTCTACAAAATCGTCGCACAAGTGATGAAGTTTATATCGTAGAATTTTTTTGGCCTCCAACTGAGAGtgaaatatcaaaatctaaagcTCTTCGTATTTTCGATGACATGAAACATATGAAGACAACGTTTGTAACAGTAAAAGTTCAAGTCCCCGAAATTAAGTTCCAAGAAGGGCCTTATAACAAG ATTGTGGAAACAAAACGAAACAAACAGAGAAAGTCGTGGTCAAAGGTTTGGGTGGACTTTGATAAGTTTGAAGAACATGGAAAACAAGTAGCCAAATGTAAACACTGCCTCAAGGTGTTTACAGGGTCAAGTAAGAGTGGAACCACACACTTGAATAACCACTCGAAAGTATGTCCTGGtaagaaaaaacaaaatcaagAAAGCCAGTTGATACTTCCAGTTGATACCAATGAAAGAAGCTCAACGTTTGATCAAGAAAGGAGTCACTTGGATCTTGTGAAAATGGTTATTAAGCATCAGTATCCATTAGCTTTGGTTGGTCAAGAAGCCTTCAAGAATTTTGTGAAAGGTTTGCAGCCGATGTTTGAGTTTCAATCAAGAGATAAATTGTTATCTGACTtctataaggaaaagaaaagagaagttcGACAGGGTTTTGATAAACTTGCTTGTAAGTTCAATTTGAGAGTCACTTTGTGGAAGAATGGTCTTGGAAAGACTGCATATTGTTGCCTGATAGCACAATTTATTGATGATGATTGGAAACTGAAGATGAAGATTCTTGCCTTCAAAACTTTGAAGCATATATATGACACAAAGGCTTTAAGTGAAATTATCCAGAGATCAGTTTCAGAATGGAATCTAGATGAGAAAATATATTCCATAACTATGGATGACCCTTCTTTGAACGAGGAAATGTTTCagcaaataaaagaaacttgTGTTCGTGATCAAGGCTCGCTTTCTTCGGCTCATTGGTTCATTAGTTGCAATTTTCTTGAGGATGGGTCTCGTGAGATGTATAGTATACTTCATAAGTTTAGGGAATCCATTGAATATGTCACTGAAACAACACATGGGAGACTAAAATTCCAAGAAGCTGTAGATCAAGTGAAGCTACAAGGTGGGAAATCATTGGATGATCTTTCTTTCAAGTTGGAATCAGAATTTGACATACTTACTAGTGCTTTGAAATCAAGAGAAATCTTTTGTCAGTTGGAGCAAATTGATGGCAATTTTAAGCTAAACCCATCCATGGAGGAATGGGAGAAGGCCATAGCTCTAAAGAGTTGTTTGAAATGTTTTAATGATATCAAAGGAACTCAATCCATTACTGTAAGTTTGTACTTTCCAATGCTTTGTGACATATACAAGAAATTTCTTCAGCTGGAAAAAAGCAATCATTCATTTCTTACATTGATGAAGAGGAAATTTGATCGCTATTGGAGCTTATGTAATTTGGAATTAGCTGTTGCAGCTGTTCTTGATCcaaggttaaaatttaaaatcgtGGAGCTCTCATATAATGTGATTTATGGCCATGACAATAAGATGCAACTGAACCGGTTTTATAAAGTTCTTACAGATGTTTACTGTAAATATACCAATGGAGCTAGAAATTCGATTGCATCCACTTCAATATTGGGTGATTCCAATTCTTTGACAACAGAGACTGCAAATGATTGTATTTTGGACTCCTTCAATAACTTTTTACCCTCATGGAAGTCAGAGCTTGAGGATTACTTAGGTGAGTCAGAGCCTGCACTTCCCTTAGATGGAGACATACTTGGTTGGTGGCGTGTCAATTCCCTAAGGCTCCCTACTCTTGCAAAGATGGCTCGTGATCACCTTGCAATGTTGGTAGCAGTTTCGATGCCATGTTCGGTTGTTAGTGCCATGATCACACATTCAAGCTACAATAGCTTGGACCCTGATAGCATGGAAGCTTTGGTATGCAGTCAAAATTGGTTGGAAACTCTTAAAGAAA ATGAGGGAGAAAATCATGAACTTACACAAAATACG gaaaaaaggaaaaggaagatGGATGAGGAGGACACTTATGTGGTAAAAAGTTTCAAACCTTCGAATTGCGAAAAAGCTAATAGTACCAAAGACATTGCCAAAGATTCCAACAACAATG AAGAGCTGCAAATAGTGAAAAGTTGCAAAAATGGGTGTAAGGAAGAAACTGACAGTGGAAACAAATACAAAGCTGCCAACAAAATG AATGTTGGCAAAGAAGTGATACCATCAAAATCATCAG AACTTAATCTTGGAAGAAACACTAATGACGTAATAGAAATTTTGAGTGAAGATACGTCGATCGATACTAATCAATTAGATCAGGTCGAAAGCTCATCTTCCGAGTCTGATAATGAAACAACATTGAAGGATCAAGGATCATGGTGTGAACAG GACGTTAAGGCATATTTACTCTCAAGGTTTACAAGCAAGGAGCATAAACGGCTAGATAAATGGCAAAAGAAATGCGAAAGGAATGAGTTAAATGG AAAAATGATTGGACGAGATGTAGAGTTTAAATTGATGGGTAATGAATTGGCACCTTTATTCATGGTACCTCAAGATGATGAAACTCGAGAAGAGTACTATATTAATGATTCG GTTGTTAACGTTTTCTTCGAATTGCTTAAGAAGAGATCTGACAAATTTCCAAATGCATACATCAATCACTATTCATTTAGCTCTCATTTAGTT ACTCAATTGATAGAAGGATTCAAATCAGAACATGAAGTATTAGCTTGGCTTAAAGTTGAGAAGCTAAGGGGTGTACATAAA ATGCTTTTACCATTGTGCATATCATCCCATTGGGTTCTTTTATATGTTGATATCAAGGAAAAAATATTTTCATGGTTGGATCCGAATCCGTCTTCTCAAATACTATCTTTCCATTTCGAAAAACCTGTTAAAGTATTACAGTGCTTTAAAAGCTTTTTACTCCCAAAGCTTGGTTATAGTGATGCAAATGAATGGCCATTTGTGGTGCGTAATGATATCCCAAAGCAAAAAAA CTCGGTTGATTGTGCGGTGTTTGTGATGAAATACGGTGATTGTCTTACGCACGGTGAATGCTTTCCTTTCAAACAAGAAGACATGGTCCATTTTCGTCGTCGCATTTTTCTAGATATATATCGTGGAAGATTAcatggaaaaaaaatgaagattGATGTCTTGTTTAAGAACTCATAG
- the LOC107935578 gene encoding uncharacterized protein isoform X3, whose protein sequence is MASSFSDTALNLLLSCAVAIEDGHLKSADAFLQNILILADERRNKYQSEVVKYFADALVRRAYGLHPASSFLAFPANPAPYYHYNSYHINGVIEKVINDALMGNRRLHLIDFSIPYYDRFQYSVLRTLPNFLDYPPPVRVSYILPPFLKKHVKFPRQMEFLTRDAKEVNVNLEDLLKVVYGNSLAEVDECEIDFKRRDDEMVVVYYKFKLEKLVRDAKAMERELVRLKEINPTIVIMLDFYSNHTHSNFLTCFKDSFQYSLKTVDWWCDLGLFFYEYECECNIEAWEGNNVIRRHPTLTEWQHLFSMAGFSRIPLNQRKDNLSVEDESLLEIMGEEEECLILGNKGCPMFFLSAWKPKVEDGHFNSNSTNHKFGQGFNPNPLPRQPLQPFLEGLILNRLAALAEIHDISKDLCCKYKLSLALTWAAKVNNMNETISDLNKKRAFSIQRNSCYVKDRKSFYFMEDYEGTCWGPSIIKKEFESRDGYHFEPSLTKVEDLRYFDLDYYNIDVAVAICLQNRRTSDEVYIVEFFWPPTESEISKSKALRIFDDMKHMKTTFVTVKVQVPEIKFQEGPYNKIVETKRNKQRKSWSKVWVDFDKFEEHGKQVAKCKHCLKVFTGSSKSGTTHLNNHSKVCPGKKKQNQESQLILPVDTNERSSTFDQERSHLDLVKMVIKHQYPLALVGQEAFKNFVKGLQPMFEFQSRDKLLSDFYKEKKREVRQGFDKLACKFNLRVTLWKNGLGKTAYCCLIAQFIDDDWKLKMKILAFKTLKHIYDTKALSEIIQRSVSEWNLDEKIYSITMDDPSLNEEMFQQIKETCVRDQGSLSSAHWFISCNFLEDGSREMYSILHKFRESIEYVTETTHGRLKFQEAVDQVKLQGGKSLDDLSFKLESEFDILTSALKSREIFCQLEQIDGNFKLNPSMEEWEKAIALKSCLKCFNDIKGTQSITVSLYFPMLCDIYKKFLQLEKSNHSFLTLMKRKFDRYWSLCNLELAVAAVLDPRLKFKIVELSYNVIYGHDNKMQLNRFYKVLTDVYCKYTNGARNSIASTSILGDSNSLTTETANDCILDSFNNFLPSWKSELEDYLGESEPALPLDGDILGWWRVNSLRLPTLAKMARDHLAMLVAVSMPCSVVSAMITHSSYNSLDPDSMEALVCSQNWLETLKENEGENHELTQNTEKRKRKMDEEDTYVVKSFKPSNCEKANSTKDIAKDSNNNEELQIVKSCKNGCKEETDSGNKYKAANKMNVGKEVIPSKSSELNLGRNTNDVIEILSEDTSIDTNQLDQVESSSSESDNETTLKDQGSWCEQDVKAYLLSRFTSKEHKRLDKWQKKCERNELNGKMIGRDVEFKLMGNELAPLFMVPQDDETREEYYINDSVVNVFFELLKKRSDKFPNAYINHYSFSSHLVTQLIEGFKSEHEVLAWLKVEKLRGVHKMLLPLCISSHWVLLYVDIKEKIFSWLDPNPSSQILSFHFEKPVKVLQCFKSFLLPKLGYSDANEWPFVVRNDIPKQKK, encoded by the exons ACTTTGCGGACGCTCTGGTTCGCCGAGCCTACGGACTGCATCCCGCTTCTTCCTTCCTCGCTTTCCCGGCGAATCCTGCACCATATTATCATTATAACAGCTACCATATTAATGGCGTCATAGAAAAAGTTATCAATGATGCTTTGATGGGAAACAGGCGATTGCACCTCATTGATTTCTCCATCCCGTATTACGACAGGTTTCAGTATTCAGTTCTTCGTACACTACCGAACTTCCTCGACTATCCTCCACCCGTCCGTGTAAGTTACATACTTCCACCATTTCTGAAAAAACATGTAAAGTTCCCACGCCAAATGGAGTTTTTGACTAGGGATGCCAAGGAAGTTAATGTAAACTTGGAGGATTTGTTGAAAGTGGTTTATGGCAATAGTTTGGCAGAAGTGGATGAATGTGAAATAGATTTCAAAAGAAGAGATGATGAAATGGTGGTGGTTTACTATAAATTTAAACTTGAGAAGTTGGTAAGAGATGCAAAAGCAATGGAGAGAGAGTTAGTAAGATTGAAGGAGATAAATCCGACGATTGTGATAATGCTAGACTTTTATTCTAATCATACCCACTCCAATTTCTTGACATGTTTCAAGGATTCATTTCAGTATTCCTTGAAGACTGTTGATTGGTGGTGCGACTTGGGCCTTTTTTTTTATGAGTATGAGTGCGAGTGCAACATAGAGGCATGGGAAGGTAATAATGTAATTAGGCGGCACCCAACTTTGACAGAATGGCAACATCTCTTTTCAATGGCTGGCTTTAGTCGAATTCCATTAAACCAGAGGAAAGATAATCTTAGCGTTGAGGATGAAAGTTTGTTAGAAATAATGGGGGAGGAAGAAGAGTGTTTGATTTTAGGTAACAAGGGATGCCCAATGTTTTTCTTGTCGGCATGGAAACCCAAAGTTGAAGATGGACACTTCAATTCCAATTCCACCAACCATAAGTTTGGACAAg GTTTCAATCCAAATCCTCTGCCTCGtcaacctcttcaaccttttctAGAG GGTTTGATATTGAATCGATTAGCTGCACTTGCCGAGATACATGACATATCAAaagatttatgttgtaaatacaaGCTTTCATTGGCTTTAACATGGGCTGCTAAGGTTAACAATATGAATGAAACTATCTCAGATCTAAATAAAAAACGTGCTTTTTCTATccaaagaaattcttgttatgtGAAAGATaggaaatctttttattttatggaagattatgaagGCACATGTTGGGGCCCCTCCATtataaagaaagaatttgaatcAAGGGACGGCTACCATTTTGAACCATCTCTTACTAAGGTAGAAGACCTAAGATATTTCGATTTAGATTATTATAACATAGATGTTGCTGTTGCCATCTGTCTACAAAATCGTCGCACAAGTGATGAAGTTTATATCGTAGAATTTTTTTGGCCTCCAACTGAGAGtgaaatatcaaaatctaaagcTCTTCGTATTTTCGATGACATGAAACATATGAAGACAACGTTTGTAACAGTAAAAGTTCAAGTCCCCGAAATTAAGTTCCAAGAAGGGCCTTATAACAAG ATTGTGGAAACAAAACGAAACAAACAGAGAAAGTCGTGGTCAAAGGTTTGGGTGGACTTTGATAAGTTTGAAGAACATGGAAAACAAGTAGCCAAATGTAAACACTGCCTCAAGGTGTTTACAGGGTCAAGTAAGAGTGGAACCACACACTTGAATAACCACTCGAAAGTATGTCCTGGtaagaaaaaacaaaatcaagAAAGCCAGTTGATACTTCCAGTTGATACCAATGAAAGAAGCTCAACGTTTGATCAAGAAAGGAGTCACTTGGATCTTGTGAAAATGGTTATTAAGCATCAGTATCCATTAGCTTTGGTTGGTCAAGAAGCCTTCAAGAATTTTGTGAAAGGTTTGCAGCCGATGTTTGAGTTTCAATCAAGAGATAAATTGTTATCTGACTtctataaggaaaagaaaagagaagttcGACAGGGTTTTGATAAACTTGCTTGTAAGTTCAATTTGAGAGTCACTTTGTGGAAGAATGGTCTTGGAAAGACTGCATATTGTTGCCTGATAGCACAATTTATTGATGATGATTGGAAACTGAAGATGAAGATTCTTGCCTTCAAAACTTTGAAGCATATATATGACACAAAGGCTTTAAGTGAAATTATCCAGAGATCAGTTTCAGAATGGAATCTAGATGAGAAAATATATTCCATAACTATGGATGACCCTTCTTTGAACGAGGAAATGTTTCagcaaataaaagaaacttgTGTTCGTGATCAAGGCTCGCTTTCTTCGGCTCATTGGTTCATTAGTTGCAATTTTCTTGAGGATGGGTCTCGTGAGATGTATAGTATACTTCATAAGTTTAGGGAATCCATTGAATATGTCACTGAAACAACACATGGGAGACTAAAATTCCAAGAAGCTGTAGATCAAGTGAAGCTACAAGGTGGGAAATCATTGGATGATCTTTCTTTCAAGTTGGAATCAGAATTTGACATACTTACTAGTGCTTTGAAATCAAGAGAAATCTTTTGTCAGTTGGAGCAAATTGATGGCAATTTTAAGCTAAACCCATCCATGGAGGAATGGGAGAAGGCCATAGCTCTAAAGAGTTGTTTGAAATGTTTTAATGATATCAAAGGAACTCAATCCATTACTGTAAGTTTGTACTTTCCAATGCTTTGTGACATATACAAGAAATTTCTTCAGCTGGAAAAAAGCAATCATTCATTTCTTACATTGATGAAGAGGAAATTTGATCGCTATTGGAGCTTATGTAATTTGGAATTAGCTGTTGCAGCTGTTCTTGATCcaaggttaaaatttaaaatcgtGGAGCTCTCATATAATGTGATTTATGGCCATGACAATAAGATGCAACTGAACCGGTTTTATAAAGTTCTTACAGATGTTTACTGTAAATATACCAATGGAGCTAGAAATTCGATTGCATCCACTTCAATATTGGGTGATTCCAATTCTTTGACAACAGAGACTGCAAATGATTGTATTTTGGACTCCTTCAATAACTTTTTACCCTCATGGAAGTCAGAGCTTGAGGATTACTTAGGTGAGTCAGAGCCTGCACTTCCCTTAGATGGAGACATACTTGGTTGGTGGCGTGTCAATTCCCTAAGGCTCCCTACTCTTGCAAAGATGGCTCGTGATCACCTTGCAATGTTGGTAGCAGTTTCGATGCCATGTTCGGTTGTTAGTGCCATGATCACACATTCAAGCTACAATAGCTTGGACCCTGATAGCATGGAAGCTTTGGTATGCAGTCAAAATTGGTTGGAAACTCTTAAAGAAA ATGAGGGAGAAAATCATGAACTTACACAAAATACG gaaaaaaggaaaaggaagatGGATGAGGAGGACACTTATGTGGTAAAAAGTTTCAAACCTTCGAATTGCGAAAAAGCTAATAGTACCAAAGACATTGCCAAAGATTCCAACAACAATG AAGAGCTGCAAATAGTGAAAAGTTGCAAAAATGGGTGTAAGGAAGAAACTGACAGTGGAAACAAATACAAAGCTGCCAACAAAATG AATGTTGGCAAAGAAGTGATACCATCAAAATCATCAG AACTTAATCTTGGAAGAAACACTAATGACGTAATAGAAATTTTGAGTGAAGATACGTCGATCGATACTAATCAATTAGATCAGGTCGAAAGCTCATCTTCCGAGTCTGATAATGAAACAACATTGAAGGATCAAGGATCATGGTGTGAACAG GACGTTAAGGCATATTTACTCTCAAGGTTTACAAGCAAGGAGCATAAACGGCTAGATAAATGGCAAAAGAAATGCGAAAGGAATGAGTTAAATGG AAAAATGATTGGACGAGATGTAGAGTTTAAATTGATGGGTAATGAATTGGCACCTTTATTCATGGTACCTCAAGATGATGAAACTCGAGAAGAGTACTATATTAATGATTCG GTTGTTAACGTTTTCTTCGAATTGCTTAAGAAGAGATCTGACAAATTTCCAAATGCATACATCAATCACTATTCATTTAGCTCTCATTTAGTT ACTCAATTGATAGAAGGATTCAAATCAGAACATGAAGTATTAGCTTGGCTTAAAGTTGAGAAGCTAAGGGGTGTACATAAA ATGCTTTTACCATTGTGCATATCATCCCATTGGGTTCTTTTATATGTTGATATCAAGGAAAAAATATTTTCATGGTTGGATCCGAATCCGTCTTCTCAAATACTATCTTTCCATTTCGAAAAACCTGTTAAAGTATTACAGTGCTTTAAAAGCTTTTTACTCCCAAAGCTTGGTTATAGTGATGCAAATGAATGGCCATTTGTGGTGCGTAATGATATCCCAAAGCAAAAAAAGTAA